In Solenopsis invicta isolate M01_SB chromosome 1, UNIL_Sinv_3.0, whole genome shotgun sequence, one genomic interval encodes:
- the LOC113005876 gene encoding uncharacterized protein LOC113005876, producing the protein MQRTGGGPSINISFTTFEEEVLEFLTPEAAGLEDIPEGDINLTLNENQEAEKINVQTIEEDIGVDMEINENAENILPNISIPEPEPEQNYRQIQRTSVLNTRNIRTGTSMHQLSSNMLEIQKKVQIKKKTIKAYEENFKHTTRYIKRIKGNENIYAVVNARISTLISSHKYKLE; encoded by the exons ATGCAAAGAACAGGAGGTGGTCCtagtataaatatatcttttaccacTTTCGAAGAAGAAGTTTTAGAATTCTTAACACCTGAGGCAGCTGGGCTGGAAGATATTCCTGAAGGTGatatcaatttaacattaaatgaGAATCAAGAAgcagaaaaaataaatgtgcaAACAATTGAAGAGGATATAGGAGTAGATatggaaataaatgaaaatgcagaaaatatATTACCAAACATATCTATACCTGAGCCTGAACCTGAACAAAACTATAGACAAATACAACGAACCTCAGTTCTAAATACACGTAACATAAGAAcag GAACTTCAATGCATCAGCTATCAagtaatatgttagaaatacaaaaaaaagtacaaattaaaaaaaagacaattaaagcttatgaagaaaactttaaacacacaacaagatatattaaaagaattaaaggaaATGAAAACATCTATGCAGTCGTTAATGCCAGAATATCTACCCTGATCTCATCACATAAGTATAAGTTAGAATAG
- the LOC113005580 gene encoding uncharacterized protein LOC113005580 has product MPDRLRGTKLRKHIATRCITLNLSEPDVTELANHLGHDKNIHMRHYRQSIPQIEAIKMSRLLNIAQGSVEENVDEDLQFNEQSSFEINKMENCIGEDSDDSIKETENSGAVKKRKKRSTSPYGSTKRIRWTEEECNVINTSFKQEISERRLPSRKQMVEAKMRNKCLSRRSVPQIRSWIHNQIFKKSKSRNNK; this is encoded by the exons ATGCCTGATAGATTACGAGGCACAAAGCTTCGAAAGCATATAGCAACAAGatgcattacattaaatttatcagAACCTGACGTAACAGAATTGGCCAATCATCTTGGCCATGACAAAAATATCCACATGAGACATTATCGGCAATCCATTCCGCAGATTGAAGCAATTAAAATGTCGCGATTACTCAACATTGCACAAGGCAGTGTTGAAGAAAATGTGGATGAAGATCTGCAGTTTAATGAACAAagcagttttgaaataaataaaatggaaaattgcaTTGGCGAAGATAGCGATGATTCAATCAAAGAAACTGAAAATAGCGGTgcagtgaaaaaaagaaaaaaacgtagta catCACCGTACGGTTCCACAAAGCGTATTAGATGGACTGAAGAAgagtgtaatgtaataaatacttCCTTTAAACAAGAAATAAGTGAACGACGTTTGCCCTCAAGAAAACAAATGGTAGAAGCTAAAATGAGAAACAAATGTTTAAGCCGTCGCTCCGTTCCACAGATTAGAAGTTGGATTCAtaaccaaatttttaaaaaatccaagtcacgcaataacaaataa